ACGCGTCACCGGGCACATCCCGGACCACCTCGACGGGCGCTACCTGCGGAACGGGCCGAACCCGCTGTCCGAGGTGGATCCCGCGACCTACCACTGGTTCATGGGCGACGGCATGGTCCACGGCGTGCGGCTGCGCGACGGCCGCGCCGAGTGGTACCGCAACCGCTGGGTCCGCGCGGGAACCTCCCTGGGGCCCAACACGAACGTCATCGGTCATGCGGGCAGGACCCTCGCGCTGATCGAGGGCGGCGTGCCGAACTTCGAACTCACCGACGAGCTCGACACCGTCGGCGCCTGCGACTTCGACGGCACCCTGCCCGGCGGCTACACCGCCCACCCCAAGCGCGATCCGGAAACCGGCGAACTGCACGCCGTGTCGTACTTCTTCGGCTGGGGCAACAAGGTGCAGTACTCGGTGATCGACGCGGCCGGTCGCGCGCGGCGCGCGGTCGACATCGAGGTCACCGGCTCACCGATGATGCACGACTTCTCGCTGACCGAGAAGCACGTCGTTTTCTACGACCTCCCGGTCACCTTCCACACCGGGGAGGCGGTCGCCGCCTCCGTGCCGCCGCTCCTGCGCACGCCGGCCAAGCTGGTGATGTCCGCGCTGGTGGGCAAGGTGAAGGTGCCCGACCCGGTCAGCGCGATGCTGCGCGAGCGGATCTCCGGCAACGCCGGCCTCCCGTACCGCTGGAACCCCGACTACCCGGCGCGGATCGGCGTCATGCCAAGGGAAGGCGGCAACGGCGACGTGCGCTGGTTCGAGGTCGAGCCGTGCTACGTGTTCCACCCGATGAACGCCTACGACGACGGCGACAGCATCGTGCTCGACGTCGTCCGGCACCCGAAGATGTTCGACAGCGAACTGCGCGGCCCCGCCGAAGGGCCGCCGTCCCTCGACCGCTGGACCGTCGACCTGACCGCGGGCAAGGTGCTCGAAGAACGCCTCGACGACCAGGGCCAGGAGTTCCCGCGCGTGGACGAGCGGCTGGTCGGGCGGCCGAATCGCTTCGGCTACTCGGTGTCCACAAGGGACGGTTCGAAGTCGTCGGGCGCGCTGCTCAAGCACGATCTCTGGAACCGCTCGGTGCGGCGCCGGGAGTTCGGCGAAGGCAGCCAGGTGGGGGAGTTCGTCTTCGTGCCATCCACTGTGGACGCCGGTGAGGACGAGGGCGTGCTGCTGGGCTTCGTCTACGACGCCACGACACAGACCAGCGATCTGACCATTTTGGATGCCGGAACGCTGGAAACCGTCGGTGCCGTGCACCTGCCGGACCGCGTGCCGAACGGCTTCCACGGCAACTGGGACCCGGCGAACTGAAGCGGGGCTACCCGCGCGCCCGGAGCCACTCCGCGTGCTCGCCGGTGCGCGGGTAGCGCTCCATCTCCTGCCGGAAGAACTCCGCCGGCGGCACGTGGTCCCAGTCCGGTTCGCCGTCCCAGTCGTATTCGGCCGAGTACCCGCCGGGGTGCGTGAGGTGGTAGCGGACCGTGGTCCAGGCGCCCTCGTCCGGTTTCGCCATGCTGTCGCGCAGGTCCACGAAGAAGTCCACGGCACGCTCGGGCGGGGTCCACGGGCGCGCCGTGCCCAGCACGGTCACCACCCGGCCGGTCAGTTCCACGTAGTCGCCCACCGCGCGGAAGGTGAGGAAGAGCTGCTCCCAGTCCGCGGGCACCGAGTGCACCATCCAGGTGGTGAACTCCTTGAACAGCTGGTTGGCCTGCGCCGCGTTCAGCGGCACCACGGGCATCGGCATCAGTTCGCCCCCTCGGTGGCCAGCTTCGCGCGGAGCCAGGCGGGAACGTGCCCGGGATCCCTGGGGAACACCCGCAGATCCTCGGCGTAGTGCGCCGGCGCCATCGGCCGCGTGAGCACCGGCTCGTGGTCGTTGTTGTAGTCGAAGAAGATCTGCCCCGGCGGGTTCATCGAGATCCGCGCGGAGAACCAGGTGCCTCGGTCGGGCTGGTAGAGCAGAGCGCGCAGCTTCGCCAGTATCACGGTCAGCACCTCCGGCGGCGTGATCGCCGGGCGCGAGCCGTCGTCCATGATCACCGTCAGGATGAGGTCCCGCACCGGCGCGGTCATCGAGCAGACCAGGTCGATCCGCCGCCAACCCGTCTCGGGGACCAGGTCCAGCAACGTGCCGCCGAGTTGCTGGATCAGCTCCTCATGGGTTTCGTTCACCGGGCCAACCTACTGACCGACGCCCCGGTCCGGTGCCCGAACGAGCGAACCGGCCGCCTCCGACGGGTGATCACCGCCGAAGATCGATAACGGCACCCGCCCACCCGCGACTACCTGGTGCAAACACCGGCTTACCGGGAGGAAAGGGGCTGTGATGTTCATTCGGCGAATCGGGGTCACGGGTGCGGTGGTCGTCGCGGTGCTGGGCGTCGGGGCACCCGCCTACGCGGTCGGTGAGGACGGGGTCGGCAATGCCGGGGTGGCCCAGGTGCCCGCGAGCAACGGGCAAGCGACGCCGCTCGGGCCGCTCGCCGAATGCGACGTCTACGGCGAGAACGAGGTCAGCTCCGGCGCGGTGCGCCAGACCGGCGTCGTGCGCTACGGCGAGGCGACCGCGTCCTGCGTGCACGACGAGGACGTGGAGAAGAACCTGGTCAAGGTCAAGGGCGACAGCTTCCAGCTGGACGCCTTCG
The genomic region above belongs to Amycolatopsis sp. YIM 10 and contains:
- a CDS encoding carotenoid oxygenase family protein — encoded protein: MGNRFLDGNFAPVSREHTITELRVTGHIPDHLDGRYLRNGPNPLSEVDPATYHWFMGDGMVHGVRLRDGRAEWYRNRWVRAGTSLGPNTNVIGHAGRTLALIEGGVPNFELTDELDTVGACDFDGTLPGGYTAHPKRDPETGELHAVSYFFGWGNKVQYSVIDAAGRARRAVDIEVTGSPMMHDFSLTEKHVVFYDLPVTFHTGEAVAASVPPLLRTPAKLVMSALVGKVKVPDPVSAMLRERISGNAGLPYRWNPDYPARIGVMPREGGNGDVRWFEVEPCYVFHPMNAYDDGDSIVLDVVRHPKMFDSELRGPAEGPPSLDRWTVDLTAGKVLEERLDDQGQEFPRVDERLVGRPNRFGYSVSTRDGSKSSGALLKHDLWNRSVRRREFGEGSQVGEFVFVPSTVDAGEDEGVLLGFVYDATTQTSDLTILDAGTLETVGAVHLPDRVPNGFHGNWDPAN